One Asterias rubens chromosome 1, eAstRub1.3, whole genome shotgun sequence genomic region harbors:
- the LOC117299020 gene encoding somatostatin receptor type 5-like: MYHTTTSRSGDWEKELESASHSAFISSQVTMDQFDLPDTTSTYEEMGDGDVAAGDRDAFEKFVLALYGIICVVGITGNLLVAIVLLRVPSLRSNTSDFLVHLSIIDFLVCLLVIPFFLAPTPNPTPNPGFVGGEFWCRFYVSQFLFWFSTMTSDFCLITVNLERYVAIVRPHKYRTVFSKRNKYIMIVSCWVLAAVTESYILFFNGIDEEKRCSFIGWPNKGAQAVFGLYGFTVRLFGPLAVMVYAQLKVISTLNRQVKILTSRTAIMGANSSDQRKMWQLQASKTLVRTLLFCVMTFAVCWTPNQIWFLLFNFSVPVVAGGPFHHISVILAVCNSCVNPVIYTMTNKPFRKGIREVFCRQRDSNQVGDNSGVTIGTVS, encoded by the exons ATGTATCACACAACGACATCTCGATCGGGAGACTGGGAGAAAGAGTTGGAGAGTGCTTCTCATTCCGCATTCATCTCAAGTCAAGTCACCATGGACCAATTCGATCTCCCTGATACAACAAGTACATATGAAGAAATGGGTGATGGAGACGTAGCAGCAGGAGATAGGGATGCGTTCGAAAAATTCGTCTTAGCTCTCTACGGTATAATCTGTGTGGTGGGAATCACTGGTAACTTATTGGTTGCCATCGTACTCCTCCGTGTGCCGTCCCTCCGGTCTAACACCAGTGATTTCTTAGTGCATCTTTCCATTATAGATTTCCTGGTGTGCCTTCTTGTGATACCCTTTTTTCTCGCACCGACGCCGAATCCCACTCCAAACCCGGGATTCGTCGGTGGTGAGTTCTGGTGTCGATTTTACGTCTCTCAGTTCCTGTTTTGGTTCTCCACAATGACCTCTGACTTCTGTTTGATCACCGTCAATTTGGAGCGCTACGTAGCTATCGTCCGCCCACACAAGTACAGGACAGTGTTCTCTAAACGAAATAAATACATCATGATTGTTTCGTGTTGGGTTCTGGCAGCAGTAACTGAGTCCTACATCCTCTTTTTCAACGGAATAGACGAGGAGAAAAGATGCAGTTTTATAGGCTGGCCGAATAAGGGAGCCCAGGCGGTCTTTGGTCTGTATGGTTTCACGGTTCGATTGTTCGGTCCTTTGGCTGTGATGGTGTATGCGCAACTAAAAGTCATCTCAACCCTGAACAGACAAGTCAAGATACTCACAAGTCGAACCg CCATCATGGGAGCTAACTCAAGTGACCAGCGTAAAATGTGGCAGCTCCAAGCTTCGAAAACCCTGGTGCGAACCCTTCTCTTCTGCGTCATGACATTTGCCGTGTGCTGGACTCCAAACCAAATCTGGTTCCTCCTGTTTAACTTCAGCGTTCCAGTGGTAGCCGGAGGCCCTTTCCACCACATTTCGGTTATTCTGGCCGTGTGTAATTCCTGTGTGAATCCAGTCATTTACACCATGACCAACAAGCCGTTCCGTAAAGGCATCAGGGAGGTATTCTGTAGGCAGCGGGACTCGAACCAGGTGGGAGACAACAGTGGAGTCACAATCGGGACTGTGTCTTAA